The sequence GAACGCACCCTGTCCGACGCAACGCCGGCGCAGCTCGCCCCGCGCTACCGGTTCGCCACCCAGTTCGTCACCACCGGCCGGGGGTACGCGTACCCGACCGCCCGGGAGGCCGCGCTGAAGCTGATGGAGACCTCGTACCTGCCGGCGCTGGCCTTCTCCGGCGCCGACCTGCTGCACGGCCCGCTCGCCATGACCGACCCGGACGTGCCGGTGCTCGCCGTGATCGGCTCCGGCCCCGGCGGGGAGTCGATGCGCGAGGTGCTGCCCCGGCTCGGCGAGCGCCGCGCCGACGTGGTGGTGGTCGGCTCCGCCGACGTCGAGGCGACCCGGATGGCCGTCCCCGAGGTCGACGAGCGGTACGCCCCGCTGCTGGACGTCCTCCCGCTCCAGCGGCTCGCGCTCGCCCTGGCGCTGGCCCGGGGCGAGGACCCGGACGCCCCGCGCGGGTTGAAGAAGGTCACGACGACGATGTGACGCCCGGCGTGGCACTCTGTTGAGCGTGTCCACGCTGCGCGACCTCGCCGAGGAGCACACCCAGCTCCGGCCGGCCGACATCGACCACCTGCACCGGATCGCCGGCGACTGGCAGCTGCTCTCCGACCTGTCCTTCGCCGACCTGCTGCTCTGGGTGCCGGTGGACGGCGAGGGCACGTTCCTCTGCGTGGCCCAGGTACGCCCGACGACCGCGCCGACCGCGTACCTCGACGACCAGGTCGGCCGGATCGTCGGCGGCCCGGACGTGGCACACCTGGAAATCGCCCACCGGCAGGGCCGGATCTGGCGGGAGGGCGACCCGGTCTGGTACGGCGACGTGCCCGCCCGGCACGAGGCGATCCCGGTGCGGCTGCGTGCCGCCGGCGGCGAGGCCGGCGAGGTCATCGCGGTGGTCGGCCGGGACACCAACCTGTCCACCGCTCGGACGCCCAGCCAGCTCGAACTCAACTACCTGACCACCGCCGACGACCTGGCCCAGATGGTCGCCGACGGCACCTTCCCGCCGCCCCGGCACCCGGGCGAGACCACCTCGGCGCCCCGGGTCGGCGACGGCCTGGTGCGGCTCGACGCCAACGGCAAGGTCACCTACGCCAGCCCGAACGCGCAGTCCGCGTACCGGCGGTTGGGCTACGCCTCCCACCTCGTGGGGGAGGACCTGGCCAAGCTGCACCGCCGGCTGGCCGGCGACCCGCTGGAGGGCACCGACGCGGCGAACGCGGTGCTGGCCGCGCTGCGTGGCGACGCGCCGCCGCGGCGGGAGATCGACGCCCGGGGCGCCACGGTGCTCACCCGGGCCCTGCCGCTGATGCCGGCCGGCGTGCCGATCGGCGCGCTGGTGCTGGTCCGCGACATCACCGAGGTACGCCGCCGCGATCGCGCCCTGATCACCAAGGACGCCACCATCCGGGAGATCCACCATCGGGTGAAGAACAACCTCCAGACGGTCGCCGCGCTGCTCCGCCTCCAGGCCCGCCGGGTCGGCATGCCGGAGGCCCGGGTCGCCCTGGAGGAGTCGGTACGCCGGGTCGCCTCGATCGCCCTGGTACACGAGACCCTCTCCATGTCCAGCGACGAGGCGGTCGAGTTCGACGGCATCGTCGACCGGGTGGCCAGCGCGGCCACCGAGGTCGCGGCCACCGAGGTGACGGTCGGCATGCGCCGGGAGGGCAGCTTCGGCATACTGCCCGCCGAGATCGCCACCTCGTTGGTGATGATCCTCAACGAGCTGCTGCTCAACGCCGTCGAGCACGGCTTTCCGTCGGCCGGCGAGGAGGGTGAGGCCAAGCCGGTCGGCGTGGGGCAGCCCGAGGTGGTGGTCTCCGCGCACCGGCTCCGCAAGCAGCTGCACGTCTCCGTCGCCGACAACGGGCGGGGCCTGCCCGAGCAGTTCGACGCCGAACGCGGCGGCAACCTCGGCCTCCAGATCGTCCGGGCCCTGGTGACCGGCGAGCTGCGCGGCACCATCGAGCTGCGCAACGGCGCCACCGGCGGCACCGAGGCCGTGCTGGTCGTCCCCCTCGCCCGCACCCCCGCCGAGCGCCTCACCGCCTGACCCACCCGCCACGCTGCGCGCCCCGCGCCCCGCGCGCCCCGCGCGCCCCGCGCGCCCCGCGCGCCCCGCGCGCCCCGTGCCCGGCGCGCTCAAGATCCGCACAACTTCACGGAAAGAGTGGCCTCGTGGTGCCTTCGAGAGCACTCTTTCAGGGAAGTTGTGCGGATCTTGGCGAGGGCGAGGGCGAGGCGGGGCGAGGCGGGGGCGGGGGGTCAGCGGGTGAGGAGGGCGACGGTGATGCCGGGGCGGGGCCAGACCTGCGCGACGGTGAAAGCGTCGCGCAGGGCGATCCCCTTCTCGCCGGGCACGGCGGCCACCGGGTCGCTCCGCTGGCCGGCGACCACCAGCCAGAGCCGGTCCACGTCGGCCAGGCACTCCGAGGGCCGGGCGCACTCGCTGGCCCAGAGGTCCGCGCGCTGTCGCTGGTCGCGGACCACCAGCACGTCGCGGGGCCGCCGCGACCCCAGGTGGTACGCCAGGCCCAGGTCGAGGAAGAGCCAGCTCTCCCGGGGCGAGTACGCGATCGCTTCGCCCGGCTGCTGGTGCTCGGCGATGATCCGGGCCGCCCCCAGGTAGTCGACGGGGGCGGTGCGCGGCCACTCGTGGGTGCGGCGCAGCGCCACCTGGTCGGGCACCCCGAGCGCCCCGGCCAGGGTCACCACGGCGAGCGCCGGCGCCAGCCGTACGCCGGCCACCGCCGCCCCGGCCAGCAGGCAGGCGAACGGGACGGTGAAGACCAGGTACCGGGTCACCCAGAGCGGCACGAGCGCCCCGGCGGCGAAGAGCAGCAGCACCGGCAGCAGGACGGCGGCCCCGGGCAGCAGCGCCCGCCGGCCGAGCCGCCCCGCGCCGAGCGCGGCGAGGCCGACCAGCAGCCCGCCCACCACCCCGCTCTGCGCCAGCCCGGCGGGCAGCGCCATCAGGTCGGCCGGGCGGGCCAGGTGCACCCAGTCGAGCTGTCGGGACCGCTGGCCTCCGGCGACCAGCACCAGCGGGGTGACCAGCAGTGCGGCCGGCAGTAGCGCGAGCAACCACCGCCAGGCCAGCCGGAACGCCGGCCCGCCGTCCTGGTCCCGCACCGGCTGCCCACCGTTGGCGCGATCGCCGGCGGCAGCACGGGCTGGGGCGCCCAGGCCGGCGACCGCCGAGCCGCGCCACGCGGCGAGCAGCACCACGAGGCCGTGCGCGGCGAGCAGGGTGAGGGCGATCAGGTGGGTCAGGCCGAGGGCGGCCACGGCGAGGGCGTACCCGGTCCAGCGTCGCCAGCTCGGCCGGCGCAGCGCTCCGACCAGCAGCAGCGTGGCGAGCACGGCGAACAGCGTGGCGAGGGCGTACGGGCGGGCCTCCTGGCCGTACCGGGAGGTGCTGGGCAGGACGGCGAAGAGCAACCCGGCGAGCAGCCCGACCCGGGCGGTGACCAGCCGTTCGCCGAGCCGGGCGATGAGCGCGGCGGCCCCGGCCATGGCGAGCGCGGAGGGCAGCCGCAGCGCG comes from Micromonospora viridifaciens and encodes:
- a CDS encoding sensor histidine kinase, coding for MSTLRDLAEEHTQLRPADIDHLHRIAGDWQLLSDLSFADLLLWVPVDGEGTFLCVAQVRPTTAPTAYLDDQVGRIVGGPDVAHLEIAHRQGRIWREGDPVWYGDVPARHEAIPVRLRAAGGEAGEVIAVVGRDTNLSTARTPSQLELNYLTTADDLAQMVADGTFPPPRHPGETTSAPRVGDGLVRLDANGKVTYASPNAQSAYRRLGYASHLVGEDLAKLHRRLAGDPLEGTDAANAVLAALRGDAPPRREIDARGATVLTRALPLMPAGVPIGALVLVRDITEVRRRDRALITKDATIREIHHRVKNNLQTVAALLRLQARRVGMPEARVALEESVRRVASIALVHETLSMSSDEAVEFDGIVDRVASAATEVAATEVTVGMRREGSFGILPAEIATSLVMILNELLLNAVEHGFPSAGEEGEAKPVGVGQPEVVVSAHRLRKQLHVSVADNGRGLPEQFDAERGGNLGLQIVRALVTGELRGTIELRNGATGGTEAVLVVPLARTPAERLTA
- a CDS encoding glycosyltransferase family 39 protein, with product MAWLWPALVTLAVTLAGIGHAQPWRDELATWSAATRPVGDLVRLAGTIDAATGPYYLFMHGWTALAGTSPAALRLPSALAMAGAAALIARLGERLVTARVGLLAGLLFAVLPSTSRYGQEARPYALATLFAVLATLLLVGALRRPSWRRWTGYALAVAALGLTHLIALTLLAAHGLVVLLAAWRGSAVAGLGAPARAAAGDRANGGQPVRDQDGGPAFRLAWRWLLALLPAALLVTPLVLVAGGQRSRQLDWVHLARPADLMALPAGLAQSGVVGGLLVGLAALGAGRLGRRALLPGAAVLLPVLLLFAAGALVPLWVTRYLVFTVPFACLLAGAAVAGVRLAPALAVVTLAGALGVPDQVALRRTHEWPRTAPVDYLGAARIIAEHQQPGEAIAYSPRESWLFLDLGLAYHLGSRRPRDVLVVRDQRQRADLWASECARPSECLADVDRLWLVVAGQRSDPVAAVPGEKGIALRDAFTVAQVWPRPGITVALLTR